One window of the Verrucomicrobiota bacterium genome contains the following:
- the miaB gene encoding tRNA (N6-isopentenyl adenosine(37)-C2)-methylthiotransferase MiaB, with amino-acid sequence MAKIYIKTYGCQMNERDSEQVASQLVARGHTLTPDRNEADVILLNTCSVRDMAEQKAINKMTGFAFDNLRGRRKRVLGFLGCMAQSRGEELLKQMPGVNMVVGTQKFHRVAEYVDKLLEAGELDHICDTEAELDSQNTIREQILDERQVTTFVSIMQGCNMHCTFCIVPFTRGDERSRPTGQIVEEVRAYAAKGIKEVTLLGQIVNLYGRHEFETKNGISPFVQLLEAVHEIDGIERIRFTSPHPIGFKQDLVDAYGRLPKLCEHAHLPLQSGSNRLLKAMHRIYTTEKYLELVGKLRAVRPDIGLTTDIIVGFPGETDEDFEQTRWMLKEGDFDNSYIFRYSKRKDTPAAAMPDELQVPESVKEERNQILLEDQREIARRKTAQFVGKNVEILIEGPSKNNELRYCGRTRQNHLVVVDGASSRHVGQITPVRVKETTGFTIYADIDIHRDDE; translated from the coding sequence ATGGCCAAAATATATATCAAGACATACGGTTGCCAGATGAATGAGCGTGACTCGGAGCAAGTGGCTTCGCAGCTCGTGGCTCGGGGGCATACCCTGACACCGGATCGTAATGAAGCGGATGTCATACTTTTGAATACTTGTAGCGTCCGGGATATGGCTGAGCAGAAGGCGATCAATAAGATGACCGGGTTCGCCTTTGATAATTTGCGCGGGCGCCGTAAGCGTGTCCTAGGCTTCCTCGGTTGTATGGCCCAATCACGGGGGGAAGAGCTGCTCAAACAAATGCCCGGAGTGAATATGGTCGTGGGCACACAGAAATTCCACCGGGTGGCGGAGTACGTGGACAAATTGCTGGAGGCTGGTGAATTAGATCACATTTGTGATACGGAAGCCGAGCTCGACAGTCAGAATACAATCCGCGAACAAATCCTGGATGAACGTCAAGTCACCACCTTTGTCTCGATCATGCAGGGATGTAATATGCACTGCACCTTTTGTATCGTGCCATTCACACGCGGGGATGAACGCAGCCGCCCGACCGGACAAATCGTCGAGGAAGTCCGCGCTTATGCCGCAAAGGGAATCAAGGAAGTCACTTTGCTCGGGCAAATCGTCAATCTCTATGGGCGCCATGAATTTGAAACAAAAAACGGGATATCCCCCTTTGTCCAATTATTAGAGGCCGTCCACGAAATCGACGGGATCGAGAGGATCCGGTTCACTTCGCCCCATCCGATCGGGTTCAAACAAGATCTCGTCGATGCTTATGGACGGCTGCCGAAACTTTGTGAACACGCCCACTTGCCGCTGCAATCAGGGTCGAACCGTCTTTTGAAAGCCATGCACCGCATCTACACGACGGAGAAATATCTCGAGCTCGTGGGCAAATTGCGCGCCGTGCGTCCCGATATCGGGCTGACGACGGATATCATCGTCGGGTTCCCAGGGGAAACGGATGAAGACTTTGAGCAGACGCGATGGATGCTTAAAGAGGGAGATTTTGATAATTCATACATCTTCCGTTATTCCAAACGCAAAGACACCCCCGCCGCCGCGATGCCCGATGAACTCCAAGTGCCCGAATCCGTCAAGGAAGAGCGGAATCAAATCCTGCTCGAGGACCAGCGCGAGATCGCCCGGCGGAAAACCGCGCAATTTGTGGGGAAGAATGTCGAGATATTGATCGAAGGCCCGAGTAAAAATAATGAATTGCGGTATTGCGGACGCACGCGGCAGAACCACCTCGTCGTCGTCGATGGGGCTAGCTCCCGCCATGTCGGGCAAATTACCCCCGTGCGTGTGAAGGAAACTACCGGGTTCACCATCTACGCGGATATTGATATCCACAGGGATGATGAATGA